The nucleotide sequence CAATGGCGTGTTTCACAAGGATTACCATGGATGCGATCTTGTCAAGTTATGATTTCCATGGTGTGAAAGGAATTTTAGTGGATATTGGTGGTGGTATTGGGACAGCTATAAATGACATTGTAATAAATTATCCACATATTAAAGGTATTAATTTTGATCTGCCTCATGTTATTTCAGATGCACCAACATATGAAGGTGTTACCCATGTTGAAGGTGACATGTTCAAGGCAATCCCCCCTGCAAATTCCTATTTTATCAAGGTATTAATCTCTCTGTTTTACCATGGATGCATTGTTCTAGCATTTTTTGAATATAATCTATGGAGTAACAGATATTGATACAAACATGAAAGAACGACATTAATAACAAGTCATCTAaactaaatttatatattttagttgaaTATGAGACATGTATATGAGTTTATTTTCAAGGAAGTTTAGATATTTTTTATTCTTATACTATATCAATACTTTGCATatttttcaaatttaataaacttaTATTCGTATCTTTAATTTTTTTGTCATCACGTAGTTTTAAAAACACTAGTTTAACACTTTATCAAGCTTGTCAGTTTTGAATACGTTATTAGACTATATGATGATCAGATGATGATGATAGAAACTATGGAATTTTCATGTCAATATTTTATGGGTAATGATATCTGCACAActatttttgttatgtacacaaccaattCTGCTTTAAAGTATTGTACTGTACAATATATAAAACATgattggttgtgtacataacaaaaatagTTGTCTACATATCACTCCCCCATATTTTATTGTTTAAATAAAAAATCGATGTTTTTAACCTATAAATACACACAGTTGCGTGAATAACATAAACCAAGTTTGCTTAGATGTTTAGTGTGTTTGGttatatcttaaagatcctaggTTCGATTCAAGTGCCTGGGTTTCTTTCTTCCAAATTTATCTATTTAATCCTTGTCAAATATTTTTTATTAGTTTTAACCCTTAATTTTCCTTTTCTTCATTTTAACccttatcaattttttttattagttttaaCCCTTAATAACTTTTTGATCTGAACCCTTATTAATTTTCTGACTCCTTTAAATTTTTTACTAATAAAGAACATGTAATACACGGATTTGTCCAATAACAATATATTCcctataacacacacacacacacacacacacacacacacacacatatatatatatatatatatatatatatatatatatatatatatatatatatatatatatatatatatatatatatatatatatatatatatatgtgtgtgtgtgtgtgtgtgtgtgtgtgtgtgtgtgtgtgtgtgttagttATAGGGAATATATTGTTATTGGACAAATCCGTGTATTACATGTTCTTTATGGTCATTAGTTTGTAGATATTTTTATGCATGAATAATCTAAATGACAATGTCCTAACAAGAAATACTTTTACAAATTTAGTTGTTGAGTTGTTTAAGACCATAAAACTAAAGGCAAGATATGATGCATTGATGCCCCGTATAGGAGTAGATGTTACATATGAAAAAAGAAAAAAGTACCCCATACTTCCTTAGTTAATCGACTTCATGAAATTAAATTTATTACAATTATCTATATAATCAAAACCAAAAGTCAAATGAATAGTAATTAAATCAGTTGTTTATTGCCAGTTTGCCACCTTTCTTTTTGTTTTTCCTCTTTCTAAAAATATCGAAAGACTTTTTTTACTTTTACCATGTTATTTTTGAAAAGCAACAAGTATTGATCGCCTTATATTGTTGCTGTTGTATAACAGTTAGTATTGCATAATTGGGGTGATGACAAGTGTGTTGAGATTCTAAAAAATTGTCGAGACTCGATCATAGAGAAAACTGGGAGagttattattgtagatattaTTCTAAACCCTGAAGAAGATGGTGTATTCGATGATACACATTATGATTTTGATCTGGTTATGCTAGCAAGTTGTAATATTGGTGGTAGAGAAAGGACCGAAATTGAATGGAAGACGATTTTGGAAGCAGCGGGATTTCATCATTACAAAGTTTTCAAGATTCCAGCAGTCGTATCAATTATCGAAGCTTACTTGGATTGATGCAAGTAAAAGAGTACTTCTTACTATATATAAAGATTGAGTCCATATATAATAAATGAGGCCTAATAAGTGAAGTCTTACTATTATGAGTTTTAATAAAACTTGAAAATTACTACTATgagttttaataaaagtaaattttAGACTAGTCCAATGTGAATCGGGTTCATGTTGAAACATCTATGTTCCATATTGCTTTTATATCATGCCACTCAGATATACAATAAATATATAGGAGCAAAAGAATAACAAAAAAACACCATGAACTACATTGTGAACTTCTCTGCATTCATTCTTATTAAACAATAAGGCTTTTATAGCCAATATACATAACTGTAGGATCGCTCCACCAACAAGTAcgacatataagctcatgagttccacattactctaaaaccaattagTGATAGAGTGAGGTTTCCATaagcttatatacatacatttcttTCCGTGATTTCCCGATGTGGGACCATTATGCATTTCCTTAACCGATTATCTCCAACAATCACCCTCTTAATCGGTTAATCCATGCTGCTTGACGAGCAACGGTGATCATCCCTTGCTCTTACTTTCTGCATGCTACTTGCTAAATGCTATCAATCACCGAATTTCATCATCTTGCATCCCGCTCTACTTTCTCACTTCTCCGGCTCTGATATCGTTTCAGGTCCACTAACATGTAcgacatataagctcatgagttccacattactctaaaaccaattggtgatagagtgaggttttcataagcttatatacatacatttcttTCTGTGATTTCCCGATGTGGGATCATTATGCATTTCCTTAACCGATTATCTTCAACAATAACTACGTGCATTGGAAACAAATAACAAACTGCAAATTAATAGGCCATTTAATGACTTCCACTACTTGAGTCCCACTCACCCCCAATATTCGGTCACATAGGCTGCCTATTCAAACTACCACTTACTAATCCCATTTACTCCACTATCCTAATTTTGAGGATAATATGTGACTCCCAATCACACGTGCACTTTCATTAATTTCCAACTGCTAAGGATATAACAACTATTATATGGGCtgcttcatcatctaaattcgacatGACCTACCAAATATTTAACTGGGCTGATATGGCCCACTAAGCATCATAACGGGATGCAACTTTGGGATCAAGATTACCCAACATTCACCCCCGTAATCTTGACACAAACCTCTTTTGATCTCGTCCTTTCATTCAATCGAAACCGTCTTGATCTTCTTTCTTTGATTGCATAAGGTTGCAATCCACCCGTTCTTCTTTCTTAGGTAAACTGTCGGTCTCGTTCACCTTTTTCGATCTTCGGTCTCTCTCGGTCTATACTTTCTCCGGTCTTCTTTCTTGATCACCAATAGtgatcaccttttttttttttttttttttttttttttttttttataacttttgcTCACCACTTGTGACCAACCTTACTTCATACTTTTGATTACAAATTGTGACTACTTGCTTCTTGCTACTTTTTTGTAATCACTATGGTGATCACCTTGCTCTTGCTACTTGCTATAATCATTGATAGTGATTAATCTTGCTTGGAACCAGAATCTTATtgctctagataccaattgttgAAACATCTATGTTCCATCTTGCTTTTATATCATGCCTCtcatatatacaatatacaataaatatataagAGCAAAAGAATAACAAAAAACACCTTGGACTACATTGTGAACTTCTCTACTTCCATTCTTATTAAACAATAAGGATTTTATAGCCAATATACGTAACTACGTGCATTGGAAACAAATAACAAACTGCAAATTAATAGGCCATTTAATGATTTCCACTACTTGAGTCCCACTCACCCCCAATATTCGATCACATAGGTTGCATATTCAAACTACCACTTACTAATCCCATTTACTCCACTATCCTAATTTTGAGGATAATATGTGACTCCTAATCACATGTGCACTTTCATTAATTTCCAACTGCTAAGGATATAACAACTATTATATGGGCtgcttcatcatctaaattcggtatGGCCTACCAAATATTTAACTGGGATGATGTGGCCCACTAAGCATCATAACGGGATGCAACTTCGGGCTCAAGATTACCCAACAGTTAATTAGGATTTTCTAGGATACATTACTCTATAAATAGtgtttgttattatgaataatatgGACCGGTTCCATTGTCTAACCTGATATCAAAGGGTCTGATTTAGAGACCTAGTTATCCGACTTGTGCAGCTGCCGCTATGTCACCCGTCGTCTTCTTATCCCGATCTTTGTAATCTCTCTATTTTCCAATTTTTCATCGCatataaaagaagaaaaaaaatcccATCGGAGCATTCTTGTTGCAACACCTGCATCGCCGATTATCCTTATTCTTTTATctacttctttctttctttcttaacaTCATAGCCATACTCTTCCTTTAATCCCAAAGTTTTCTATTTTTACTTTTAATCAAGAATCTCAatcaataataaaataaaaaaaaaataaaaaattaatttgCACCGCCACCATATTTTGCACAGCCATATACTCTATAAATGGAGATTCCTTGCTTCTCTCTTTGTGTGCTACGAAGAAAAAAAATCGAAAATCAATAGGTTGTAGCTTTCTTTTGATGTTGACTATTATGTTAGGCCCAAGACCGATTGTGGGCTTGGGTCCGTTAGAATTTTAGTGTAGCTTCTAGGGTTTATGTATCCTATATATATATCGCATTATAATAAAGTTACACCCATGAGTTTCTATTCTCTTACATGGTATCAGAAGGTTCGATCCTTACCTAATAGGCCACCCCGTCAAAATACCCCAACCCTCAAACTGTCGTGACTACCAGTTTGTTGCATCCACCACACACCGCCGTCTTTTGTATTGCATCACAAACTACCTTATTGTATTTTATCGCAAACGTGCAGTCTCCCACCGTCATCTATTTCATAGCACTGAGTCAAATCTATCTTCTTTATTCTGCGCTCCATCCTTAAATTATTATGATTTCTCTTGGCAAACCACTTGCAAATAATTGTTCCGTCTCTCCCTTCTTTTATCCAATCAACTCACAATTTCTCAAACCTTCTTTTGGGCTTATCAATGatcaatgaaaaaaaaaaaaaaaaacgttttcctTCCTTTATTTTTTCTTTACTATCTAAACTTttattcttatttttcttttttatattttaattatcctGGATCcttcgaagaaaaaaaaaaaaacctcaaagCCGCCTTGCATGCGCAACACTTCATCAATTTAGCATGTGTAAACAGCCAATATCATTCCCCTGTTTATTCTTGTCTTAATTAATTAAGATTGCCGCAAAacctttcttattttatttttattcagTACAATAATAGGCGTGGGGATGAgtcgcctagcttgactaggttccaaaccctgaAAAAAAGAGAATATAGTCAAAAATCTTATTTGCAGCGTTGATGAAGATTGTGATCGTTGACAAAGTTCTCTGCCCAAGTCCTGCTCAAACCTTAGGCAAAGCAAAAGCCACgacgtaaaaaaaaaacgttacggaaaaggaaacgcagtcaagcaagATGCAAAGATATCAGCGAAATCAGTCAATTCGGTGcaacaaatgaaaaaaaaaagtttctttatatgtctttatttaatgtttattgttttgttccagtccgaactttcgcgatttcgccgttcggactgcgggggagtgttagacagATTAGGTTAGGCCCAAGACCGATTGTGAGCTTGGGTCCGTTAGGGTTTTAGTGTATCTTCTAGGGTTTATGTAGCCTATATATATCTCATTATAATAAAGTTACACCTACGGGTTTCTATTCTCTTACATATTATTCGTAGCAAAACTTTGCATTGTCCAAAAATTTTAGATTCCATATTTACTTGCGCCGCTTACTTTAACCACCTCACAAAATAAA is from Rutidosis leptorrhynchoides isolate AG116_Rl617_1_P2 chromosome 10, CSIRO_AGI_Rlap_v1, whole genome shotgun sequence and encodes:
- the LOC139873361 gene encoding desmethylxanthohumol 6'-O-methyltransferase-like isoform X1; the protein is MNTKEDDAIIKGQSMVIKHLQSFLIGVAIRCAIELKIVDIINNQGVPLTLTQIAHEINSPTLNLDGLSRLMRFLVRKQIIDEVHKPECIESLYALNYCSKWLIQDERNSLAPFAMMTTDPILYSPLVNFKQSIVEGSTTFMKTYGVEMWDIYLKEPRVSRILNEAMACFTRITMDAILSSYDFHGVKGILVDIGGGIGTAINDIVINYPHIKGINFDLPHVISDAPTYEGVTHVEGDMFKAIPPANSYFIKLVLHNWGDDKCVEILKNCRDSIIEKTGRVIIVDIILNPEEDGVFDDTHYDFDLVMLASCNIGGRERTEIEWKTILEAAGFHHYKVFKIPAVVSIIEAYLD